Genomic DNA from Myxococcus guangdongensis:
AGGTTGGCCTGGTGCTGCCTGCGTGAGGAGCAGGGGTTCGACCGCGGGCTGCGGCGGGTGCGGACGCTCATCCAGAACTACGCGGCCGCGCTCGGGGCCACGGGCAAGTACCACGAGACCCTCACCCGGGCCTGGATGGAGCTGGTCCACGTCGCGATGGAGCTCACCCCCGCGGCCCGGTCGCTCGAGCAGCTGCTGGAGGCGAATCCACACCTGATGGACGCGAAGCTCCTGGCGAGGCACTACCAGAAGCAGACGCTCGACTCCGCCGAGGCGAGGGCGGCCTGGGTGGCGCCCGACGTCGCGCCGCTGCGGCCCCCGGCGGTGAGCCGCGCGCCCTGAGTCGAGCGGGCGCGCCGGGGACTTCCAGAACCGGGCCTGTGTGTTGGCCGGGTCAGGGGGCGGCGGTGCCCCGCTCGCGCATGTACTTGTCGAGCGTCTTCCTGGCCTGGGCGCGGACCTGGTTTCGCAGGAGGGGCGTCCATCCGAGCACCAGCCCCGCGGGGCCGAGCGCCTGCCGAGACCAGGCCCAGAAGTCGAAGCGGTCACGGTGGCGGACAATCTTGCCGTCGCGGAACTCGAACTCCGCGTCGATGCGGTTGAGGACCTTCCGGCCGGTGGTGGAGAAGGTGTAGTTCGCGTCCCAGTGGGCGCGGCCGGAGCGGTCATCGGCCTGGATGTCGCGGAAGGTGAGCTCCAGGTCCTTGCCCCGCTCGCAGAGCATGCTCCACATGCCCGTGGTGCCGGCGTGGCGCAGGCCGACGAAGACCTCGTCGGTGAACTCCACATCAGGGTGGTAGCAGGCGTTCATGGCCTGCGCGTCGCGGCGCTGGAACGCCGAGTAGAAGTCGTTGAGGAGCTGAGCGTGCGGGTGCATGGCGGCGAGGTCTAGCAGACCTGGGGACCTCCGCGCTGGGAGGAGGTCCTCCCTTGAGGCGAGTGCCCTGGCGGGTTCGATGCCGGGGCTGGCCAGGGCCCCTCGTTCCGGGGGCATGCGGAATGGCGCGGCGAAGGTGGGGCGCACATGGCAGATTGCGCCCATGGCTCGCGAAATCGTTATCTGGCCCAACAAGGTCCTGACCTCTCCCACGAAGCCCGTGACGGACTTCGGTCCCGCCCTCCAGACGCTCCTGGAGCAGATGGCCGAGTCCATGAAGGAAGCCGAGGGCATCGGCATCGCCGCCAACCAGGTGGGCGAGGCGCT
This window encodes:
- a CDS encoding nuclear transport factor 2 family protein; translated protein: MHPHAQLLNDFYSAFQRRDAQAMNACYHPDVEFTDEVFVGLRHAGTTGMWSMLCERGKDLELTFRDIQADDRSGRAHWDANYTFSTTGRKVLNRIDAEFEFRDGKIVRHRDRFDFWAWSRQALGPAGLVLGWTPLLRNQVRAQARKTLDKYMRERGTAAP